Proteins from a single region of Rhizobium leguminosarum bv. trifolii WSM1325:
- a CDS encoding plasmid pRiA4b ORF-3 family protein (PFAM: plasmid pRiA4b ORF-3 family protein~KEGG: pde:Pden_3350 plasmid pRiA4b ORF-3 family protein) produces MFKPANAVQVRVSIDEMKPDVWRRLVLPVHWNLEHLHLGIQAAFNWWNYHLYEFRIGGLRYGEVETLTEDGTDDDPRVFDQKEVRLLDFEQGAVFSYHYDFGDGWRHTVAVEEFLTLAATPRLGSCVAGERARPPEDVGGVLGYERFLEIIADGEDPEYVETIRWCGGYFDSEWFDLSMVDKDVRNALRSNVKRRLYQPKPKTVPKK; encoded by the coding sequence ATGTTCAAACCCGCAAACGCCGTGCAAGTCAGAGTTTCTATCGACGAGATGAAGCCGGACGTTTGGCGCCGATTGGTCCTGCCTGTTCATTGGAACCTGGAGCATCTGCATCTCGGTATTCAGGCAGCATTTAACTGGTGGAACTATCACCTTTATGAATTCCGCATTGGTGGTTTACGGTATGGGGAAGTCGAGACCCTGACGGAGGATGGGACCGATGACGATCCTCGGGTCTTCGATCAGAAAGAGGTTCGCTTGCTGGACTTCGAGCAAGGTGCCGTCTTCAGTTACCACTATGATTTCGGGGATGGCTGGCGGCACACTGTTGCGGTTGAGGAGTTCTTGACGCTCGCCGCTACGCCCAGACTCGGGAGCTGCGTCGCCGGGGAAAGGGCGCGGCCGCCTGAAGATGTTGGTGGCGTATTGGGATATGAGCGGTTCCTGGAGATCATCGCAGACGGGGAAGATCCCGAATATGTCGAAACCATCCGATGGTGCGGCGGCTATTTTGATTCCGAATGGTTCGACCTGTCGATGGTGGATAAGGATGTTCGCAACGCTCTGCGCTCAAACGTTAAACGCCGTCTGTATCAACCGAAACCGAAAACAGTCCCGAAGAAATGA
- a CDS encoding Domain of unknown function DUF1814 (PFAM: Domain of unknown function DUF1814~KEGG: rpe:RPE_3256 hypothetical protein) yields MIPAQNFVAWGNVAPWADQRQIEQDLIISRAVVAIFTDPFLREALRFRGGTALNKLHFPAPLRHSEDIDLMRTAVGPIGPVLDALRVVLEPWLGHGQYESSPVAPKLKFRIEAEDGGGVPIRLKVETNISEIEAYDPPIDLPFGVANPWFTGNASVPTFSREEMLATKLRALLQREKGRDLCDLAHGLETFEGLNVEKVADYFGRYVALSGQIITRAQAEQRMFAKLARPRFLTDMQPLLPTQQAEALTDQTTLQ; encoded by the coding sequence ATGATACCAGCTCAGAATTTTGTCGCGTGGGGCAATGTCGCGCCTTGGGCCGATCAACGTCAGATCGAACAGGATCTGATTATCAGCCGGGCGGTGGTCGCGATATTCACCGACCCCTTCTTGCGCGAAGCCTTGAGGTTTCGCGGCGGCACAGCCCTCAACAAACTGCACTTCCCGGCTCCGCTGCGCCACTCGGAAGACATTGATCTCATGCGCACAGCGGTCGGGCCGATCGGTCCGGTCCTGGACGCCTTGCGTGTCGTTCTCGAGCCGTGGCTTGGACACGGTCAGTACGAGTCAAGTCCGGTCGCACCGAAGTTGAAATTCCGGATTGAGGCCGAGGACGGCGGCGGCGTCCCCATCCGCCTCAAGGTCGAAACCAACATCAGCGAGATCGAAGCGTATGATCCGCCGATCGACTTGCCGTTTGGCGTGGCCAATCCATGGTTCACCGGGAATGCGTCCGTCCCGACATTCTCCCGTGAGGAAATGTTGGCCACCAAGTTGCGCGCGCTGCTGCAGCGGGAGAAGGGTCGCGATCTCTGTGACCTGGCGCATGGCCTGGAGACGTTTGAGGGCCTGAATGTGGAGAAAGTGGCTGATTATTTTGGCCGCTACGTCGCACTTTCGGGCCAGATCATCACGCGGGCACAGGCTGAGCAACGGATGTTCGCGAAGCTTGCCCGGCCGCGCTTTCTGACCGACATGCAGCCACTGCTTCCGACACAGCAGGCCGAAGCGCTGACCGACCAAACGACCCTCCAGTAA
- a CDS encoding conserved hypothetical protein (KEGG: rec:RHECIAT_PB0000023 hypothetical protein), whose translation MIYDKRAVLSAYTSNLLSQGRVVFDGREAIEALGINRGAFLDSAERLQRRKLLLNPRHDFYIVVPPQFMSLGAPPPTWYIDALMRHEGNSYYVGLLKAAELHGATHQAVMEFQVVAAKRLPKIKAGRNRFVFYYRKDMETVAAGVVDKKTETGSMRVSSPALTALDILRYSHGAGGLDNIFTVLRDIAPQIDFESLTNLSRVTERPVVQRLGYLLDRLGHGPRLASMRTALEDRGNLPWTELDRKEAGDPDFSTEVLERDPRWRVIVRRYPEADE comes from the coding sequence ATGATTTACGATAAACGGGCCGTGCTTTCCGCCTATACATCAAACTTGCTCTCCCAGGGGAGGGTGGTTTTTGATGGCCGAGAGGCGATCGAAGCGCTGGGCATCAATCGTGGCGCGTTCCTGGACTCAGCCGAGCGTTTGCAGCGTCGAAAACTACTCCTCAACCCGCGCCACGACTTCTATATCGTGGTCCCTCCACAATTCATGTCATTGGGCGCTCCGCCACCAACCTGGTACATTGACGCGCTGATGCGCCATGAGGGGAATTCCTATTACGTCGGTCTGCTTAAGGCTGCCGAACTGCACGGTGCCACGCATCAGGCCGTGATGGAGTTTCAAGTCGTGGCGGCCAAACGGCTCCCCAAGATCAAGGCCGGTCGCAACCGCTTCGTCTTCTACTACCGAAAGGATATGGAGACCGTCGCCGCGGGCGTTGTTGACAAGAAAACCGAGACGGGTTCGATGAGAGTGTCGTCACCAGCTCTCACAGCGCTCGACATTCTGCGGTATTCTCATGGCGCCGGCGGTCTTGATAACATCTTCACTGTCCTCAGGGATATCGCGCCGCAGATTGATTTCGAAAGCCTGACCAACCTGTCGCGCGTCACCGAACGGCCGGTCGTGCAGCGCCTCGGCTACCTTCTCGACAGGCTGGGTCACGGCCCACGCCTGGCGTCGATGCGTACCGCCTTGGAAGACCGCGGCAACCTGCCCTGGACGGAGCTGGACCGCAAAGAAGCCGGCGATCCCGACTTTTCTACTGAAGTGCTCGAGCGCGACCCGCGTTGGCGGGTCATCGTCCGCCGCTATCCGGAGGCCGATGAATGA